CCACCCCGGGGCGCCTGCTGGACCACATCGAGGCCAAGAACTGCGTGCTCAACCAAGTCGAGTACGTGGTGCTGGACGAGGCGGACCGGATGCTGGACATCGGCTTCCTGCCGGATCTGCAGCGCATCCTGAGCCACCTGCCCAAGGGCAACCGCCAGACCCTGCTGTTCTCGGCCACCTTCTCGCCCGAGATCAAGCGCCTTGCCTCCAGCTACCTGAAGGACCCGGAGCTGGTCGAGGTGGCGCGTCCCAATGCGACGGCCTCGACGGTGGAGCAGCGTTTCTTCAGTGTGTCCGACGACGACAAGCGACGCACCATCCTGAAGCTGCTGCGCGACCGTGACATCAAGCAGTCCATTGTGTTCGTCAACTCCAAGCTGGGCGCCGCCCGCCTGGCCCGCTCCTTCGAGCGCGACGGCCTGCGCACCGCGGCCCTGCATGGCGACAAGTCCCAGGATGAGCGCCTGAAGTCCCTGGCCGCTTTCAAGGCCGGTGAGGTGGATCTCCTGGTGGCCACCGACGTGGCCGCCCGCGGTCTGGACATCGCCGACCTGCCGGCCGTCTTCAACTTCGATGTGCCGTTCAATGCGGAAGACTACGTCCACCGCATCGGTCGCACCGGTCGTGCTGGCGCGTCGGGCATCGCGATGACGCTGGTCACCCGCGAGGATGCCCGCCTGGTGGCCGACATCGAGAAGCTGATCAAGAAGAAGATCGAGCTCGAGGCGATCGAACTGGATGACGACCGTCCCCGCCGTACCTCGTTCCGTCCGCGGGAGGAGCGAGAGGAGCGGTCGTCGTCGGCATCGGCCGCGCCGTCGGCGCCGCGTCGCAGCGACAGCCGTGCATCGCGCGATCCCTTCTTCGACCAGCCCTACGACGCGGGCGAACGTGCCGAGCCGGCGGCCTGGGAGCGCAACGCGCCTTCCCAGCCTGCCGCAGCGGCAGGGCGCACCTCGCCCAACATCCGGCCCAAGCGCAAGGTGGCCGCCTTGCTGGGCGGCGGCTCCAAGGCCTGATCGGGCCCGGAGCTCAGTTGGCCAGCCAGAGGAACACTGCGGGGAGCTTCTCCGGCATCGTCGGCAGGGGCGCGCTGCGCCACTGTGACACGCTGCGCGTCTGGCAGAAGCCCCCAGGCGAGGTCAGGCCGCAGGCCACGCTCAGGCGCGTGCCAGGCTGCAGCAACTGCACCAGGGATTCCAGCAGGGCCTGGTTGCGGTACGGCGTCTCGATGGCCAGCTGGGTCTGGCCTTCCTTGCGGGATCGTTGCTCCAGCTCCCGCACGCGCTGTGCCCGCTCGGCCGCGTTCTGGGGCAGGTAGCCTTCGAAGGCGAAGCGCTGGCCGTTGAGGCCGCTGGCGGCCAGGGCCAGGGTCAGCGAACTGGCGCCGGCCAGCGGCTCCACCGTCACGCCGGCTTCATGGGCTGCTTGCACCAGGGCGGCGCCCGGGTCGGCCACGGCCGGCAGCCCGGCGTCCGAGAGCAGGCCCATATCCTGCCCGGCCAGTGCTGGTGCCAGAAGTTCGCGCCAGGCCGTGGGCTGGATGGCGGCCCCCGGATCGCCCTTGCGGGGCCTGGGCAGCTCCGCCATCGAGAGCGCTTGCAGCGGCTGGGCCAATGGATGGATCTCTCCGACCCGCTTGAGAAAAGCGCGTGCGGTCTTGGCGTTCTCCACCACCCAGGCCGACAGGCCGGCAGCCCGGCGCAGGGTGGCATCCGAGAGGACGTCCTGCAGCGGCACGGGGTCCGTGCCCAGGTCCAGTGCATTGGGCACCAGCACCAGCCGGCCCGTGGTTCGTGGCGTGTTCATCGCGCCCCCATCAGCGGGTCCAGCCCTGCACTGCGCAGCAGGGCGCAGGTGCGGATCAGGGGCAGGCCGACCAGGGCGGTCGGGTCGTCGGATTCGATGGCCGACAGCAGTGCGATGCCCAGGGTCTCGCACTTGGCGCTGCCAGCGCAGTCGTAGGGCTGCTCCAGCCGGAGGTAATGCTCGATCTCGGCATCGTCCAATGTCCGGAAGCGCACCTTCACCGGCGCCAGTTCGGTTGCCTCGAAGCCGGTGTCGGCGCGCACCACCGCCACCGCGGTCTGGAACACGATGGTCTGGCCGCTCATGCGACGCAGCTGGGCCACGGCACGCTCGTGTGTGCCGGGCTTCCCGACCGGCTCGCCATCGACATCCGCCACCTGATCGGAGCCGATCACCACGGCATTCGGATGCAGTCGGCTCACGGCGCGGGCTTTGGCCAGGGCCAGACGCAGGGCCAATGCGGCCGGGGTTTCGCCGGGCAGGGGGGTTTCGTCCACCTGGGGCGAGACGCTCTCGAAGGGCAGGCGCAGGCGCTGCAGCAGTTCCCGGCGGTAGCGGGACGTGGAGCCCAGGATCAGGGAGGGAAGGGGCGATGCAACCATGGGGGCATTCTCCCATCGGTGCCGAACGCCCGCCGCTACACTGCCGGCATGACCACAGCAGCGGACCCCCGAAAACTCGACATGGCGCGCAGCGCGCGCGACGCAGACCACCTGCAGGGGGAGTGGCCTCTGGCCAGCCTGCCGCGGCTGGCCGAAGTGCACGTTGGCGACGTGCCGGTGCCGCCGGTCCGGTGGTCGGCTCAGGCCGAGCTGCGGCCGGTGCTTGGGGGCGAGGGGGAGATCTGGCTCCATCTGCAGGCCAGCGCCGAGGTGGCCATGCCGTGCCAGCGCTGCCTGGCTCCGGTGCGCCTGCCGGTGTCGGTGGACCGCTGGATCCGCTTTGTGGCGGGTGAGGCACAGGCCGAGGCCCTGGATGCCGAGAGCGAGGACGATGTGCTGGCTCTGCCGCGCTGGCTGGATCTGGCCGAGCTGATCGAGGATGAGCTGCTGCTGGCGCTGCCCATCGTGCCTCGCCACGACGTCTGTCCAGCGCCCTTGCCGATCCCGGAGCAGCCGTTGGAGGAGGAGGGCGATGCTCGCCCGAACCCCTTCGCGGTGCTGGCCCAGCTCAAGTCCCGCTCCTGAGTCTTTCGGGGTTTGCCAAGTATCTGCTATACTTTCTGGCTTTCCGCGTTCCTGGTGCCTCTTGAAGGCGCAGGCAGTGCGGGGCGGGGTGTTGTGTTGCCGGTGTGTTGCCTGGCATGCATCTGACCTCGGGCCCTGCCAGATGCGGGTCAGTCACTCGGGCAAGTCTTTCAACTGTTTGCCCTGTTCGCCGGAACCCCGGCGTCCCAGGAGAGTTCCATGGCCGTTCAGCAAAACAAGAAGTCGCCTTCCAAGCGTGGCATGCACCGTTCGCACAATGCCCTGACCCAGCCGGGCACGGCCGTTGAGCCGACCACCGGTGAAGTGCATCTGCGTCACCACATCAGCCCGAACGGTTTCTACCGTGGACGCAAGGTCCTGAAGACCAAGGCGGAAGCCTGATTGTCACGGGGCGGCCGAGGGGTGCCTGTGCGCAGGTGTCTCCCTCGCAAAGGCCGCCCGGTGGCTGCATGTTGAAGTCAATCGGGCCCTCGGGTCTGAGCTCCCCTTGTCCGAGACTGTTCCCAGCCTGACCCCCTTGAGCCGCGTGCGCATCGCCGTGGACTGCATGGGGGGCGATCATGGGCCCTCGGTGACCTTGCCGGCTTGCAAGGCCTTTCTGGCCACGCATCCGCAAGCTGAGCTGCTGCTGGTCGGCACGGCGGAGGCCCTGGCGCCTGCCGTGGGCTGGGCACGGTGCACGCAGGTCACGGCCACCGAGGTGGTGGCCATGGACGATCCTGTCGATGTGGCGCTTCGCCGCAAGAAGGACTCGTCCATGCGGGTGGCCATTTCCCAATTGAAGTCGGCCGACGAGCAATCGCCTGCCCTGGCGGATGTCTGCGTGTCCGCCGGCAACACGGGGGCCCTGATGGCGCTGGCGCGCTATCTGCTCAAGACGGTGGACGGCATTGACCGGCCTGCGATCGCTTCCGTGCTCCCCAACGAGCACGGTGGCTTCACGACCATGCTGGACCTCGGGGCCAACGTGGACTGCACGCCCGAGCACCTGCTTCAGTTCGCCGTCATGGGATCTGCCCTGGTGGCTGCGGTGGACGGGCGGCCGGATCCGACCGTCGGCCTGCTGAACATCGGTTCCGAGGTGATCAAGGGCAGCGATGTCATCAAGCGCGCCGGAGATCTGCTGCGCGCGGCGGCCGCTGGCGGTCACCTCAACTACCACGGCAATGTCGAGGGCAACGACATCTTCGAGGGCACGACCGATGTCGTGGTCTGCGATGGCTTTGTCGGCAATGTGGCGCTGAAGACCACCGAAGGCCTGGCGCACGCGCTGTCCCAGTTCATCCGCGAGGAGTTCACCCGCAACTGGTGGACGAAGCTGGCTGCCCTGGTGGCCTTGCCGGTGCTCAAGCGTTTCCGTGCACGGGTGGATCCCCGGGGCTACAACGGTGCCGCCCTGCTTGGCCTGCGCGGGCTGGTGTTCAAGAGCCATGGGGGCGCGGACGCCTACGCCTTCGAGCGGGCCCTGGTGCGCGCGCATGATGCTGCCCGCAACCGCTTGCTCGACCAGGTGCGGGGCCGTATCGTGGACACTCTCCAATCCATGCCCATCCAGCCGGCCGACGAATTCGTGCGTCCGGCTGCCTGACTTTTCTCCTCGCCATGACATTGCCGCGTTTCTCTCGCATCACCGGCACGGGCAGCAAGCTGCCTGAGCGCCGCGTCAGCAACGATGAACTGGCGGCCGAGCTGGCCGGGCGGGGTATCGAGACTTCCGACGCATGGATCGTCGAGCGAACCGGCATCCGCGCGCGCCATTTCGCCGCGCCGGATGTCACGTCCAGCGATCTCGCGGCCGAGGCGGCCCGCCATGCGATGGATGCTGCGGGTGTCCAGGCGGCCGACATCGACCTGGTGATCGTTGCCACCTCGACGCCGGACATGGTCTTTCCGTCCACGGCCTGCATCGTCCAGCGCAAGCTGGGCATCCAGCAGGGGGCGGCCTTCGATCTGCAGGCGGTGTGTGCCGGGTTCATCTACGCCCTGAGCGTGGCGGATTCGATGATCCGCAGCGGCACGGCGCGCCGTGCGCTGGTGATCGGCGCCGAGGTCTTTTCGCGCATCCTCGATTTCAGCGACCGCACCACCTGCGTGCTGTTCGGCGATGGCGCGGGTGCGGTGGTGCTCGAGGCCTCCGACGAACCGGGCATCCTGGCCACCCGCTTGCACGCCGATGGTCGGCATGCCGAGGTGCTGTGCACCCCCGGGCATGTGTCCGGCGGTCAGGTGATCGGGCGCCCCTTGCTGCACATGGATGGGCAGGCGGTCTTCAAGTTGGCCGTGCATGCGCTCGACCATGTCGCACGCGAGGTGCTGGAGGCCGCGGGTCGCCAGGCCTCCGACGTGGACTGGCTGGTGCCGCACCAGGCCAACATCCGGATCATGCAGGGCACGGCCCGCAAGCTGAAGCTGCCGATGGAGCGCATGGTGGTGACCGTGGACGAACACGGCAACACCTCGGCAGCGTCGATTCCCCTGGCGCTGGATGTCGCTGTGCGCAGCGGCAAGATCCAGCGGGGAGACACCCTCATGCTAGAAGGGGTCGGGGGCGGTTTCACCTGGGGCGCGGCGCTGATCGACTATTGAGTCGGCGGCCCGGCGCATCCATTTCCAAGCTGTCACAGGCCATGAGCAAATTCGCAGTCGTTTTCCCCGGCCAGGGATCCCAATCGGTGGGCATGCTGGATGCCTGGGGAGATCATCCCGAAGTCGTCCGCACCGTGGACGAGGCCAGCCGCGTGCTGGACCGGGACCTGAAGTCCCTGATCCATGAAGGCCCCAAGGAGCAACTGGACCTGACCACGAACACCCAGGTGGTGATGTTGGTGGCAGGGTTGGCGTGCTATCGGGCCTGGGTGGCCGAGACCGGCCTGACGCCCGTGGCCATGGCCGGGCATTCCCTGGGGGAATACACCGCGCTGGTGGCCGCTGGCGGCCTGACCCTGGCCGATGCCTTGCCGCTGGTGCAGTTGCGCGCCCAGGCCATGCAGGAAGCCGTGCCGGTGGGCACGGGGGCGATGGCCGCCATCCTGGGGCTGGAGTCCCAGGTGGTGCGGGCCGGTTGCGCCGAGGCGGCCCAGGCCACCGGCGAGGTGGTCGAGGCCGTCAACTTCAATGATCCCAAGCAGACGGTGATCGCGGGCACCAAGGCTGCCGTGGACGCTGCCTGTGTCACCCTCAAGGGCATGGGGGCCAAGCGTGCGCTGCCCCTGCCGGTGTCGGCGCCTTTCCACTGCAGCCTGATGAAGCCGGCGGCCGAAGTGCTGAAGACCCGTTTGGCGACCACGGCGTTTGCCGAGCCGGCCATTCCGGTCATCAACAACATCGATGTCCAGGTCGAGAAGACCGCGGACTACATCCGCGATGCGCTGTACCGCCAGGCTTTCGGCCCGGTGCGCTGGGTGGAGGTGGTGCGTGCCCTGCGGGCCCGTGGCGTCACCCATGTGGTGGAATGCGGCCCCGGCAAGGCGCTGTCGGGCATGGTGGCGCGCATTGACGCCGAGCTGGTCACGGGCCATGTGTCCGACCCGGCCTCCCTGGAGAAGACGAAGGAATTGCTGGCATGAGTGAGACGACCGTCCAGATCGCCCTGGTGACCGGGGCCACCCGCGGCATCGGCCGCGCCATCGCCCTGGCCCTGGCCCAGCGTGGCTACCGGGTGATCGGCACCGCCACCAGCGAGGCCGGCGCCCAGAGCATCGCTGAAGCCCTGTCGGCCTTCCCGGGCTGCGAAGGCCTGTGTCTGAACGTCAACGACGCCGCAGGCGTCGATGCGGCCGTCGAGCAGATCGTCAAGGCCCATGGAGGCCTGCATGTGCTGGTCAACAATGCGGGCATCACCCGCGACCAGCTGGCCATGCGCATGAAGGACGAGGACTGGGATGCGGTGCTGGACACCAACCTCAAGGCGGTGTTCCGCATCAGCCGGGCGGCCATCCGTCCGATGATGAAGCAG
This sequence is a window from Ideonella dechloratans. Protein-coding genes within it:
- a CDS encoding DEAD/DEAH box helicase, translating into MNTVTTQGDTGTPVEVAPPPRFDTLPLDPKLLRAVADQGYATMTPIQAKAIPVVLSGRDVMGAAQTGTGKTAAFSIPLLQKMLRHENASASPARHPVRAVVLAPTRELADQVAQNVKSYAKHTNLRVAVVFGGVDMKPQAAELKAGVEVLIATPGRLLDHIEAKNCVLNQVEYVVLDEADRMLDIGFLPDLQRILSHLPKGNRQTLLFSATFSPEIKRLASSYLKDPELVEVARPNATASTVEQRFFSVSDDDKRRTILKLLRDRDIKQSIVFVNSKLGAARLARSFERDGLRTAALHGDKSQDERLKSLAAFKAGEVDLLVATDVAARGLDIADLPAVFNFDVPFNAEDYVHRIGRTGRAGASGIAMTLVTREDARLVADIEKLIKKKIELEAIELDDDRPRRTSFRPREEREERSSSASAAPSAPRRSDSRASRDPFFDQPYDAGERAEPAAWERNAPSQPAAAAGRTSPNIRPKRKVAALLGGGSKA
- a CDS encoding SAM-dependent methyltransferase: MNTPRTTGRLVLVPNALDLGTDPVPLQDVLSDATLRRAAGLSAWVVENAKTARAFLKRVGEIHPLAQPLQALSMAELPRPRKGDPGAAIQPTAWRELLAPALAGQDMGLLSDAGLPAVADPGAALVQAAHEAGVTVEPLAGASSLTLALAASGLNGQRFAFEGYLPQNAAERAQRVRELEQRSRKEGQTQLAIETPYRNQALLESLVQLLQPGTRLSVACGLTSPGGFCQTRSVSQWRSAPLPTMPEKLPAVFLWLAN
- a CDS encoding Maf family nucleotide pyrophosphatase encodes the protein MVASPLPSLILGSTSRYRRELLQRLRLPFESVSPQVDETPLPGETPAALALRLALAKARAVSRLHPNAVVIGSDQVADVDGEPVGKPGTHERAVAQLRRMSGQTIVFQTAVAVVRADTGFEATELAPVKVRFRTLDDAEIEHYLRLEQPYDCAGSAKCETLGIALLSAIESDDPTALVGLPLIRTCALLRSAGLDPLMGAR
- a CDS encoding YceD family protein, which encodes MARSARDADHLQGEWPLASLPRLAEVHVGDVPVPPVRWSAQAELRPVLGGEGEIWLHLQASAEVAMPCQRCLAPVRLPVSVDRWIRFVAGEAQAEALDAESEDDVLALPRWLDLAELIEDELLLALPIVPRHDVCPAPLPIPEQPLEEEGDARPNPFAVLAQLKSRS
- the rpmF gene encoding 50S ribosomal protein L32, with the protein product MAVQQNKKSPSKRGMHRSHNALTQPGTAVEPTTGEVHLRHHISPNGFYRGRKVLKTKAEA
- the plsX gene encoding phosphate acyltransferase PlsX, with amino-acid sequence MTPLSRVRIAVDCMGGDHGPSVTLPACKAFLATHPQAELLLVGTAEALAPAVGWARCTQVTATEVVAMDDPVDVALRRKKDSSMRVAISQLKSADEQSPALADVCVSAGNTGALMALARYLLKTVDGIDRPAIASVLPNEHGGFTTMLDLGANVDCTPEHLLQFAVMGSALVAAVDGRPDPTVGLLNIGSEVIKGSDVIKRAGDLLRAAAAGGHLNYHGNVEGNDIFEGTTDVVVCDGFVGNVALKTTEGLAHALSQFIREEFTRNWWTKLAALVALPVLKRFRARVDPRGYNGAALLGLRGLVFKSHGGADAYAFERALVRAHDAARNRLLDQVRGRIVDTLQSMPIQPADEFVRPAA
- a CDS encoding beta-ketoacyl-ACP synthase III; its protein translation is MPRFSRITGTGSKLPERRVSNDELAAELAGRGIETSDAWIVERTGIRARHFAAPDVTSSDLAAEAARHAMDAAGVQAADIDLVIVATSTPDMVFPSTACIVQRKLGIQQGAAFDLQAVCAGFIYALSVADSMIRSGTARRALVIGAEVFSRILDFSDRTTCVLFGDGAGAVVLEASDEPGILATRLHADGRHAEVLCTPGHVSGGQVIGRPLLHMDGQAVFKLAVHALDHVAREVLEAAGRQASDVDWLVPHQANIRIMQGTARKLKLPMERMVVTVDEHGNTSAASIPLALDVAVRSGKIQRGDTLMLEGVGGGFTWGAALIDY
- the fabD gene encoding ACP S-malonyltransferase; the protein is MSKFAVVFPGQGSQSVGMLDAWGDHPEVVRTVDEASRVLDRDLKSLIHEGPKEQLDLTTNTQVVMLVAGLACYRAWVAETGLTPVAMAGHSLGEYTALVAAGGLTLADALPLVQLRAQAMQEAVPVGTGAMAAILGLESQVVRAGCAEAAQATGEVVEAVNFNDPKQTVIAGTKAAVDAACVTLKGMGAKRALPLPVSAPFHCSLMKPAAEVLKTRLATTAFAEPAIPVINNIDVQVEKTADYIRDALYRQAFGPVRWVEVVRALRARGVTHVVECGPGKALSGMVARIDAELVTGHVSDPASLEKTKELLA
- the fabG gene encoding 3-oxoacyl-ACP reductase FabG; translated protein: MSETTVQIALVTGATRGIGRAIALALAQRGYRVIGTATSEAGAQSIAEALSAFPGCEGLCLNVNDAAGVDAAVEQIVKAHGGLHVLVNNAGITRDQLAMRMKDEDWDAVLDTNLKAVFRISRAAIRPMMKQRFGRIISITSVVGASGNPGQANYAAAKAGVAGMTRALARELGSRNITVNCVAPGFIATDMTEVLPEAQKAALMQQIPLQRLGKPEEIAHAVAFLASAEAGYITGTELHVNGGMFMN